A single region of the Lycium barbarum isolate Lr01 chromosome 2, ASM1917538v2, whole genome shotgun sequence genome encodes:
- the LOC132627920 gene encoding serpin-ZX-like, which produces MSSSSSSLHTNMDLRESIANQTDISFMLAKHVFSKEINGDTNLVLSPLSIQIVLGLIAAGSEGPTQDQLLCFLKSKSIDQLNSLYSHIVNVVFADGSPNGGPRLSVANGIWIDQSLPLKPSFKQVVDSVYKAASESVDFQNKAAEVADQVNQWTKMKTNDLIKEILPRDAVNNMTRLILANALYFKGEWNEKFDASETKDQEFHLLNGGSVQAPFMTSKKKQCVEAFNGFKVLRLPYKQGTDMRRFCMYFILPDAHDGLPALVDKISSEPGFLHHHVPFRKVSIRKFLIPKFKMTFGFEASNILKGLGLTLPFCGGGLTEMVDSSSSENLYVSQVFHKSFIEVNEEGTEAAAVTAAVIMKMSLIIEKEMDFVADHPFLFLIRDESTGVVLFLGSVMNPLAG; this is translated from the exons atgtcatcttcttcttcttctttgcacACAAATATGGATCTCAGGGAGTCAATCGCCAACCAGACGGACATTTCTTTCATGCTCGCTAAGCACGTTTTCTCCAAAGAGATTAATGGTGATACCAACCTGGTGCTCTCTCCTCTCTCAATTCAAATAGTTCTTGGCCTCATTGCTGCTGGCTCTGAGGGACCAACTCAGGACCAGCTCCTCTGTTTCCTCAAGTCCAAGTCTATTGATCAACTCAACTCTCTTTATTCACATATTGTCAATGTTGTCTTCGCTGATGGCAGCCCGAATGGAGGTCCGCGTTTGTCCGTTGCTAATGGTATTTGGATCGACCAATCACTGCCTTTAAAGCCTtctttcaagcaggttgtggacAGTGTTTACAAGGCTGCTTCAGAGTCGGTTGATTTTCAGAACAAG GCTGCTGAGGTTGCCGATCAAGTCAATCAGTGGACGAAAATGAAGACAAATGATCTCATCAAAGAGATTCTTCCTCGTGATGCGGTGAACAACATGACAAGGCTGATCTTGGCCAACGCCCTATATTTTAAAGGAGAATGGAATGAGAAGTTTGATGCTTCAGAAACTAAAGACCAAGAATTCCACCTCCTCAATGGAGGATCTGTTCAAGCTCCATTTATGACTAGCAAGAAGAAGCAGTGTGTAGAAGCGTTTAATGGCTTTAAAGTATTGAGGCTTCCTTATAAACAGGGCACGGACATGCGTCGCTTCTGCATGTATTTCATTCTCCCAGATGCACATGATGGATTACCAGCTTTAGTGGACAAAATCAGTTCAGAACCCGGATTCTTACATCACCACGTTCCGTTTAGAAAAGTTAGCATTCGCAAGTTTCTTATCCCTAAATTTAAAATGACTTTTGGATTTGAGGCTTCCAACATTCTAAAGGGACTTGGCCTAACGCTGCCTTTCTGCGGTGGTGGTCTCACTGAGATGGTTGATTCCTCTTCATCTGAAAACCTCTATGTTTCACAAGTTTTTCACAAGTCTTTCATTGAGGTAAATGAGGAAGGAACCGAAGCTGCAGCTGTTACAGCTGCAGTAATAATGAAGATGTCCTTGATTATTGAGAAGGAAATGGACTTTGTTGCTGACCATCCGTTCCTGTTCCTTATAAGAGACGAATCTACTGGTGTGGTGTTGTTCCTTGGGAGCGTGATGAATCCTCTAGCTGGTTAG
- the LOC132627919 gene encoding serpin-ZX-like has translation MGLTHSRSRSQAHSHSPYSFHDQNMDMGMRESNTTQADVSFMLTKHVFSKEIKGDVNLVFSPLSIQIVLCLIAAGSNGPTRDQLLCFLKSKSIDELNSLYSHLVNIVFVDSSHNGGPRLSIANGVWIDQSLPFKRSFKKVVDNVYKAASSSVDFQYKPTEVADQVNQWAKMKTNDLIKEILPHGTVNNMTRLIFANALYFKGAWNEKFNASETKDHKFHLLRGGSIKAPFMTSNNKQYAVAFDGFKVLGLHYKQGRDTRCFCMYLVLPDARDGLPALIDKISSEPGFLSRHLPFEEATMRKFLIPKFKTTFGFEASNALKGLGITLPFSGGGLTEMVDSPLAGRLFVSQIFHKSFIEVNEEGTEAAAVTASLIVSKSRIIKKEIDFVADHPFLFLIRDDATGAVLFIGSVLNPLAG, from the exons ATGGGACTCACTCACTCTCGCTCTCGCTCTCAAGCTCATTCTCACTCACCTTATTCTTTCCATGATCAAAATATGGATATGGGGATGAGGGAATCCAACACCACCCAGGCGGACGTTTCTTTCATGCTCACTAAGCATGTTTTTTCCAAAGAGATTAAAGGCGATGTAAACCTCGTGTTTTCTCCCCTCTCAATTCAAATTGTGCTTTGCCTGATTGCTGCCGGCTCCAACGGGCCAACAAGGGACCAGTTGCTCTGTTTCCTCAAGTCCAAATCCATTGATGAACTCAATTCTCTGTATTCTCATCTTGTCAACATCGTCTTTGTAGATAGCAGCCACAACGGAGGTCCACGTTTATCCATTGCTAATGGTGTTTGGATCGACCAATCACTGCCTTTTAAGCGTTCTTTCAAAAAGGTTGTTGATAATGTTTACAAGGCTGCTTCAAGTTCTGTTGATTTTCAGTACAAG CCTACTGAGGTCGCCGATCAAGTCAATCAGTGGGCTAAAATGAAAACAAATGATCTCATCAAAGAGATTCTTCCTCATGGCACAGTAAACAATATGACAAGACTCATCTTTGCCAACGCACTATATTTTAAAGGAGCATGGAATGAAAAGTTCAATGCTTCAGAAACAAAAGACCATAAATTCCATCTCCTCAGAGGAGGGTCTATTAAAGCACCCTTCATGACCAGCAATAATAAACAATATGCAGTAGCCTTTGATGGCTTTAAAGTGTTGGGACTTCATTATAAACAAGGCAGAGATACGCGTTGCTTCTGCATGTATTTAGTTCTGCCAGATGCCCGTGATGGATTACCAGCTTTGATAGACAAAATTAGTTCGGAACCAGGATTTTTAAGTCGCCACCTTCCGTTTGAAGAGGCAACAATGCGCAAGTTTCTTATCCCTAAATTCAAAACAACTTTCGGGTTTGAAGCTTCTAATGCTCTAAAGGGACTTGGCATCACTTTGCCTTTCTCTGGTGGTGGCCTCACTGAGATGGTGGATTCCCCTTTAGCTGGGAGGTTGTTTGTTTCGCAGATTTTTCACAAGTCCTTTATTGAGGTAAACGAGGAAGGAACCGAAGCTGCAGCTGTTACAGCTAGTTTAATAGTGTCCAAGTCCCGGATAATTAAGAAGGAAATCGACTTTGTTGCTGACCATCCATTCTTGTTCCTTATAAGAGACGATGCTACTGGGGCTGTGTTGTTCATAGGGAGCGTGTTGAATCCTCTAGCTGGTTAA